One window from the genome of Pungitius pungitius chromosome 14, fPunPun2.1, whole genome shotgun sequence encodes:
- the LOC119227996 gene encoding homeobox protein six1b — MSILPSFGFTQEQVACVCEVLQQGGNLERLGRFLWSLPACDHLHKNESVLKAKAVVAFHRGNFRELYKILESHQFSPHNHPKLQQLWLKAHYVEAEKLRGRPLGAVGKYRVRRKFPLPRTIWDGEETSYCFKEKSRGVLREWYTHNPYPSPREKRELAEATGLTTTQVSNWFKNRRQRDRAAEAKERENSENSNAGGNKQNQLSPLDGGKSLMSSSEDEFSPPQSPDQNSALMLQGNMNHPGASAYPMSGLGPPQPVHSMHGHPHQLQDSLLGPLTSSLVDLGS; from the exons ATGTCCATATTACCGTCGTTCGGGTTTACGCAGGAGCAAGTGGCGTGCGTTTGCGAGGTGCTGCAGCAGGGGGGGAACCTGGAGAGGCTCGGCCGCTTCCTGTGGTCGCTGCCCGCGTGCGATCACCTCCACAAGAACGAGAGTGTCCTCAAAGCCAAGGCGGTGGTGGCCTTTCACCGGGGGAACTTCAGAGAGCTTTACAAAATCCTGGAAAGCCACCAGTTCTCTCCGCACAACCACccgaagctgcagcagctgtggcTGAAGGCGCACTACGTGGAGGCGGAGAAGCTGCGCGGCCGGCCGCTCGGAGCCGTGGGGAAGTACCGGGTGCGGAGGAAATTCCCGCTGCCCCGCACGATATGGGACGGCGAGGAGACCAGCTACTGCTTTAAGGAGAAGTCCAGGGGCGTCCTGAGGGAGTGGTACACGCACAACCCCTACCCGTCCCCGCGGGAGAAGAGGGAGCTGGCCGAGGCCACGGGACTGACCACCACACAGGTCAGCAACTGGTTCAAAAACAGACGGCAGCGAGACAGAGCCGCGGAGGCGAAGGAGAG AGAAAACAGTGAAAACAGCAACGCAGGCGGCAACAAACAGAACCAGCTGTCCCCGCTGGACGGAGGAAAGTCTCTCATGTCCAGCTCGGAGGAcgagttttctcctcctcagagcCCCGACCAGAACTCAGCGCTTATGCTTCAGGGCAACATGAACCACCCCGGGGCCTCCGCGTACCCCATGTCCGGCCTGGGGCCCCCACAGCCGGTGCACAGCATGCACGGACACCCGCACCAACTGCAGGACTCCTTGTTGGGACCTCTAACCTCCAGTCTTGTGGATTTGGGCTCTTAA